From the genome of Malus sylvestris chromosome 13, drMalSylv7.2, whole genome shotgun sequence:
TCAACCCGCATTGCTCCGAAACGTAAAGCTCATCTCAGCTCGAATACCCAAAATAGAAATTCCTCATCTCAGCTCCAATTCAACCCGCAATTCTCCACAACAGGCAAATGACCTTTCCAAATTTTATTCATTCCCAAAATAGAAATTCCTCAATCTTCGATTTTCAGCTCGTTTTCTCCATTTCCAAACATCCCAACCAAATAAACGTGAAAAATATCGGATTCTTTTATTcaattttcttccattttctcggcaaccaaacagaaacagAAACATAAACTCACCGGACCCAGAAaaaacctcctcctcctcttcctcctctacTACAATCGAAATTACGAACATAGAAAAACTAGTGTACAGCACTGAAACCTGCCTAACCCAAGTAGACCAGACAATTTTGATACTAATATCTCAACTTTCGAAAAAAAATTACTTACTTTGCCAAACCCAAACCTGCCTAACATTCGAAAGAAATGCACATTTTAAATTATCAATCATGATTCAGTGCATGAGTTTGTTCTCATATTTTCCCCTTTAATCTAACAACATATATGAAATTGCAGACAGAGGATGAGAAATTTTCACCTCTGCGTGTGTCGACTCCAAGATTGGAGGCAAGGCAGAGATGAAAGCAAGCCGCAGAAGCAGTCGCAGAAGCAGAAGTAGTCGCTCGCAGGCAGTCGCTCGCAATCAGGTGACCAGGTCGCTCGCACGCAGTCTGTTAGGAAATGCATTTTATTCCTTTTGTTGTAATTTCAATTTAGTAAATAAAAGGGTTTGTCCTTTAGTGAGTGGTTATGTAATGGAATGCTGAGTTGGTATTTCTGAGTGGAAAGGCTACTTAAATGGAGCAATGGCCTCATTGCTCCTCAGACTAATATTTGAGTATTATTAATTGAAATTCACACGAGTTTCTTGCTCGTCTTCTACCTCTTCCACTCCATATCTTCCTTGCTACATTGTACAGGTTGAGCAGGCTTTTAACATTGGTATCACCCAATTTTGATCCTGGATCCCTCTTTGTATGCCCCGCTACAATCCCAACACTCGATTATCTCTCATGGACGCTCGAGTTGCTGCTTTGGAATCTTCTGTTGCTGCACTCTCTGATTCCTTCGATTCCAAAATGGCGATGTTCTTCGAACAATTTCGTCGGGAGCAAGCTTGCGCTCGTGGGAGCGGAGGTTCCACTTCTGATACTGATCCTCCTCCCCAACCACTCATCGCCAATCCTCACGATTCCGGCGACCTTGATCCTCATCGGCCTCGCCATAACTGGCAACCTCGCATCGATTTTCCCCGATTCACTCCGGGTGAAGACCCACTTGCTTGGATTTATAAATCGAAACAGTTTTTCACCTACTATTCCATTCCTGAGCTTCAGCAGGTCTTAACGGTCTCGTTTCACTTGGAAGGAGAGGCACTTCAGTGGTTTCGATGGCACGATTGCTTGCGCACCACTCCTCGGTGGGGGGATTTCACACACGCATTTTGCAAAGAATTTGGGCCCTCTGAGTTTGAAGACAGTGCCGAAGCGCTCTTCAAATTGAAACAATCAGGTACTCTCAAAGATTACATCACTGAATTTAGGCGTTTGGCAAATAGAACCCATGATTTAGGGCCTCTATTGTTAAAGAGTTGTTTCTTGGGTGGATTGAAACGTGAACTTAAATATGATGTTAAGCTTCTGCGCCCTTCTGATGTGCATGATGCCATTTCAATTGCCTTACAACTTGATGCTAAATTGTGTGATTTGAAGAGTGGCTATACTAAGCCTTTTCCACAGCCTCGTGGGTTACACACCCCTACTACACCACACATCACTCCTAGTGTTAAACCCTCTAATTTCCCTGTGAAGAGGTTAACTCCTGCGGAAATTCAGCGCAAAAGGGAGAAGGGTGAGTGCTGGTTTTGTGATGAAAAGTGGCGCATGGGACATAATTGTGCTAATAAGCAACTCCTCATGCTTGATCTAGCTTACCCTGAAGAGGAGATCACCACCCCATTGCTAGAAGAACCACCACCTGAAATTTTACAAATGGAACTTAGTGAATGTGCGTTTTATGGCACACTTGCTAGGCCCACTGTGAAAACAATGAAAGTCATCGGTTCAGTGAATGGTCACCAAGTCACAGTTCTCTTAGATTCTGGAAGCACCCATAATTTTGTGGATTCTAGACTCCTTAAGAAATTTGCTTGGCACACTCAACCTACTAAACCATTTGAAGTGATGATTGCGGATGGGGGTAAGGTTAGTAGTTCAGGTTGCTGCACTGATGCTGCTTTATCAATTGGGGGTTATGAATGTGGTGTGGATCTATACTCCTTGCCATTAGGAGGGTGTGACATAGTATTAGGGGTCCAATGGCTTTCCTCAGTTAGCCCGGTTCTATGGGATTTCCAGCTACTAACTATGGAATTTGCCAAGAATGGTTCTCAGTATAAGCTCATTCATAGTGACTCACCTGCTCCACTGATTCAAGAGGTGACTCTTCAACAGCTTGACAAAGAGATTTTCAACTCTAATTTGGGCTTGTTCCTTTACTCCATTGAAGATAAAATGGTTGAAGCTTGTGATTTAAACCCCTTGCAACTTCAGCAACTACAAGAAGTGTTGGGGCAGTTTGACACCATTTTTGTCTTACCTACTGAGCTACCGCCGAGTAGGGTTCACAATCATCAAATTCCACTCGTTCCTGGATCTAAGCCCCCTAATATACGACCCTACCATTATGGTCCCTTGCAAAAGACTGAGATTGAAAAAGCAGTTCAAGAACTCCTTAAGGCAGGTTTTATCCGACCAAGCCACAGTCCTTTCTCTTGTCCAGTTCTCCttgtgaagaaaaaagaaggaacCTGGAGAATGTGTATGGACTACAGGGAGCTTAATGCCATAACAATCAAGGATAAGTACCCTATTCCTCTGATTGATGATCTCTTAGATGAACTACATGGTGCTCTGTTTTTCTCGAAGCTTGATTTACGGTCCGGTTATCATCAACTTTTGATGCATCCTCAAGACATTGAAAAAACTGCTTTCAGAACCCATGAAGGTCACTATGAGTTCTTAGTGATGCCTTTTGGACTCACTAATGCTCCTGCGACATTCCAAAGCCTTATGAATGATATATTCAGACCCTACTTGCGGCATTTCATCCTTGTGTTCTTCGATGACATATTGGTCTACAGTAAGACTTGGGAGGACCATTTGTTACATCTTAAAATGACCTTTGAAGTGTTGCAGCAGCACCAACTTTATGTTAAAAAGCAGAAATGTGCTTTTGGTCAAAGTAGAGTGGAATATTTGGGCCATGTCATATCAAGCAAAGGTGTAGAGGCTGATCCCTCCAAGATTCAGGCTATCATGGACTGGCCTAAGCCTACTACAGTGAAAGAATTGAGAGGTTTCCTTGGTCTCACAGGTTATTACAGGAAATTTGTGCCTAGTTTTGGCAAAATCTGCCAACCCCTTTACCAGATGACTAAGAAAGATGGCTTTTTGTGGACCCCAGCAGCTGAAGTAGCTTTCCAGAATCTTAAGGATACTATGACCTCTCCACAGGTCCTTGCTCTGCCTGATTTTACATTGCCATTTGAGTTGGAATGTGATGCTTCGGATAACGGCATTGGGGCGGTTCTCCAGCAACAAGGGAGACCCATTGCGTTTACCAGTCGAGCCTTAGGACCTAAGAATCAAGCTCTCTCCACCTATGAGAGAGAACTCATTGCAATTGTACATGCTGTCAAGAAATGGCAGTCCTATCTTCAGGGTAGACATTTTATAATCAAGACTGACCACTGCagcttgaaatattttttaacCCAAAGGGCTCATACAACATTCCAACAGAAGTGGGTTTCCAAATTGATGGGATTTGATTATGAAATTCATTTTAAGAAGGGGGTTGATAACGTAGTTGCTGATGCCCTCTCTAGAAGACAAGTCACAGATCATGACACTCAGTGTTCTGATGGGGTAAATCATTCATCCATGAGTTGTCAAGCTATCTCTTACCCCTATTTTGGGTGGTTGGATGAATTACGAAGATACAATGAAGAAGATGCTTGGATCAAGCAAAAAAGGGCAGCGGTTACATCCTTGGGGAGTGGAACAACCAGTGATTCTAAGTTAGCCCATTATCATCTTGATAATGGCTTACTCAAGTACAAGTCCAGGATAGTAATCAGCCCCAATTCCACTTGGAAGCTTAAGCttttaattgagcatcattcaacACCTGCAGCAGGGCACCAAGGTGTATTGAAGACCTATCATAGACTAAAAAGGGGTTtttattggccaggtatgaagGGCGACATAAAGACATATATCTCAGAGTGTAATACTTGCCAACAAAACAAGTATGAAACTCTATCTCCTCCTGGTTTACTTCAACCTTTGCCAATTCCTCAAAAAATATGGACTGATATAAGCATGGATTTCATTGTGGGATTACCATCTTGCAAAGGCAAAACTGTCATTTTTGTGGTAGTAGATAGGCTTACTAAGTATGCTCACTTCTTAGCTTTAGCTCATCCCTATACTGCCGTGACTGTTGCTCAGTTGTTTGTTGATAACATATTCAAGCTGCATGGAATGCCATCTACAATTGTGAGTGACAGAGATCCGTTGTTCCTAAGCTCTTTTTGGAAGGAGTTCTTTAAGTTGCAAGGATCACAACTTTGCATGAGCTCGGGGTACCACCCTCAGAGTGATGGACAAACTGAGGTGGTCAATAGGTGTGTTGAAACATATCTGAGGTGCTTTGTGGGAAACAAACCTAAGAATTGGGTCAAATGGTTACCATGGGCAGAGTGGAACTATAATACTTCCTATCATACTTCTTCAAAATTTACTCCATTTGAATTGGTATATGGGTACCCTCCTCCTCATGTTACTTCTTATGAGTTAGGTACTGCAAAAATGGATTCGGTGGAACAAGAGTTGATTGAGAGGGATAAGTTGCTTACCATACTCAGGTCTAACTTAGCAATGGCTCAGAATCGAATGGCAGTTCATGCAAACAAGAAAAGGACTGAGAGAGAGTTTTCTGTTGGTGACTTAGTCTATCTCAAGCTACTGCCATATCAGTTGCAAACATTGGCTTCACATGCTTATCACAAGCTACACCCTCGATACTACGGTCCTTATGAGGTATTGGAGAGAGTAGGACCTGTTGCTTACAAACTCAAACTACCTGAGGGAACAAAAATCCATCCTGTTTTTCATGTCAGCTGCCTCAAGAGGCACATGGGAAATGTGGATTCACCCATAACAGCTCTGCCAACACTGACAGATGAAGCTCAGATGCGGGACTCTCATCCATCAGATGCTCCTTTGGCAATAATTGCCAGGAGAATTTACAAGAAGGAAGACAAGGCAGGTGTTCAGTTGCTAGTACAGTGGGTTGGACAAGAAGAGAGCACAGCTACTTGGGAGGATTATGATGATTTTCATGCCAGATTCCCAACATTTCAGCTCTGAAACCTTGTGGACAAGGTTGATTTTAAGGAGGGAGTGATGTTAGGAAATGCATTTTATTCCTTTTGTTGTAATTTCAATTTAGTAAATAAAAGGGTTTGTCCTTTAGTGAGTGGTTATGTAATGGAATGCTGAGTTGGTATTTCTGAGTGGAAAGGCTACTTAAATGGAGCAATGGCCTCATTGCTCCTCAGACTAATATTTGAGTATTATTAATTGAAATTCACACGAGTTTCTTGCTCGTCTTCTACCTCTTCCACTCCATATCTTCCTTGCTACATTGTACAGGTTGAGCAGGCTTTTAACACAGTCAGGTGACCAGGTCGCTCGCAAAGGCCAGATGCGGAGATGCAAGGAGGCGCAAACCCAGAACCGCAAACCAAATGTATAAGTATAACCTAAACCTAGTTGAAtgaactaaataaaaataaaaaagtgcggtttcggttcggtttcggtttcggtgcggttttgaaaacccaaaaccgaaaccaaaccgttttgtgtgccgcggttcggttttgaaaccgaaaccgtttcaaaaccgcaaaaccaaaccgtttggtgcggtttgattcgattcgtgtttcggtttcggttttcggttccaagtgcccacccctaatataTACCATTCCTACTTTTTGATGGCAATAAATGAAAGATTAAATAAAGAGGGGTATATATGGAATATTAAATAGTATGATACCAATTAAGTACTAAAAAATAGGAAGGGGTGTGAGAAAAGTAgttaagggtgtgtgaaaatcacaaccttatttattaatttctcGTTTAATAATATCTTAGTATTTTCGTTTAGTCTAATAGACATTTTAAAACTTGGTGACTAATTAATCTATAAGCCTACGATCACAAGTGAGTTGGATGACAAGAAGAGTGTGCTTGTCACTTTAAGCTCGAGTTCGATTTCCTTTAGTGGACGCATAGAGAGATACGGAGGGTCGCTTGACCTGACCCTCAAGCAATAGGAAATCACATTGTGACCATCTGATGGATGCCATGGTTGCCGCTCATGTGTTTTAGAAAATGTCTTCGAATTAGAGAGTTGTTGGtccatttaaaaataaacagcaATGTAAACCACTTGGTCGTAAAGAAAATGCTACCAactttttcacttctttttatgtcatgtgttttctattagcacttaaaattaaaattaattttgcatactaatataatatatgtgtaatGAGTTAAAATGAGAAGGTTATCATCACTCACTTAATTAGAATACTCAATAAATTATTTACCCAAAACAACCACGTTCCAAACAACTTCTTATTCTTTATATTTTATCTCCACCAAAAAAATTGCCTCAATCTAAACGCTGTCGTTTGGCCAGGTTAATTTTGGGACGAGAAAAGTGCTTGTTTGTGTTCTTCGGACACGCTATGTACCTCAAtttccctaaaaccctaaaccctactgCCCCATTGGACAGCCGTAACCCCCCAATTCCCCCCaattccaaatccaaatcccTAATTTCCCCGAATTCCAAAAATGGACCATTCCCAGTCCCACCCGAATCCAAAACAAAGCAACCCGTCACCGCCGCAACCACCACCTCTCCACGCAGACGTAGAAGACGACGACGACAATGTAAAACAGCTCAACCAATGCTCTGTTCTCTACCTCTCCTTACAGGTAACAACTATTTTCCCCAATTTTTATTAGATTCTAAAattctaaaaccctaaaccccaaaTCACGAAGAACCCGAATTCGGTCTGTGGCTTGCAGGATTGCCTTGTTAAGACCGACAGGAATTGGAAATCTTGTCAACCAGGTACGTAATTTGGGTTcctaatttgcaattcatttctcaATTTCATTTTCCAGTAACTGTGAATTTCctgttttaattttgtgtgaACAACTTTTTGATCAGAAGTTCAGGCCTTGAAGGCATGCAACGAGAGGAGGAAGAAATGACAAAGGAAGGTGGGATCATAGCAAAAGATGAGCTGCAATCGAGATTTCACAATTTGTATCAACTTTTGACTGGATTTATATATGAAATTGTTACCATTTCTTGATTGTCTTTGCATACAATTTGTTCTATCGTTTATTAATTACcaagtaccaaagagcgactggTTTGGCTACTTATGAACTATCTTGCAAACAACGGAGAGTTGGATGGTGACTTCAACTATGTAATataagttggatggatgaagtggaagagtgcatccaacGTGTTGTGTAACCGTCGTATGCTattgaaggtcaaaggaaaattttataggacgacaataaggctgacaatgctttatggcacagaatgttgggcggtgaagcatcaacacgtacataaaataagtgtagcggagatgagaatgcttcattagatgtgtgggcacatgagaTATGATAAAATTAGGAataaggatatccgaggtaaagtagaagTGGTCGAAATTGAATGAAAGataagagaaaatcggttatggtGATTTGAACATGTGAAACGAAAGCCTATTGATACTCCGGTTAGAAAATGTGATTATGGGATAGAAGTTCAGAATCAAAGGGATAAAGGAAGACCAAGAAGGACTTTGGAAGGATAAAGGAAGATCTAGAAGGACTTTGGAAGAGattttaagaaaagacttagagtacttggatctaacggaacaCGCGACACTGAACCGAGCGCAATTgcgttttaggattcatatacCCGACCCTACTTAGTGAGAAAAtactttatttttgttgttgtttattcATTACGACTGACTTAGAATTTTTGTCCAAGAGTCTTGGACACCATTATCGTCGCAATAAACGCATAAAAGGGTAGTGTTCGAAGCTGCTCAATTTCAAAGTCGAAAGAAGATATTAAGTCGCGAGAGAGCTCCATGTAAACAAGAATTGAACGATAACTCGACACTTTCACTAGTACTGGGTAGGTTCATTACCAATGCTTCTCCAAAATCCCGAAACCAATCGTGTATATTTCAGTCTTGAGGATTATTGTATGAGTTGGAGGATGGTCTGGGTTCGGTTCTTGAACTGAAAGTATGCAACGCCTTGTGCTCATTGGTCCCGACGCTAAGACCAAGTCCAACAAAACATTCATTTACCGTATGATTCCTGACGTCCTTACGGGAGAGTCGAATGGCAATGAACTCACCCAAAAATGGATTGAACAGAAACAGCCAACAACGTTGGAAACCAGACGGTCTGGTCCGGCATATTTTATCTGATCCAAACCCAAAATATCAGTAAACAATTAGGTTGAATAATGTCAAATCCAATtgtaaaccaaaccaaaccaaatcgaGTCTATAGTTTAGTACAAACATAAAACCAGGAGCCGAATATGGtaaataagtaattaaaaaaaataaaaaaataaaaaaaaaactccttcACTTGCAGTTTGGTCGCTATGGAGGCATGCAGCTCTAGTCTTTGATGAGGAAACAAAAGAACTGCTTCAGCATTACATCAGCCTTTACACGAGCAACGAAAGACCTCTCACAAGAAACTGGCATCAAAGCATCGTTGACGCATTATGGAAACATATTGTTCGACCATTAAGAGGACATCGGAATTTAGGTTATTAAGCAGACCTGCCAGAGAACTTGTGGGGTGGGAGCTTGCATATCATAGGGCAAGCATGCCGCAATGAATTGGAAAGGTCAGTTACCAAGTCAGCTCCTTACAAAAACATCCATTTATTTTACAAATGCACATACAGTAAACCAAAAGCCTGAATTAACCCTAACTCTAAATATGTATCGCGAGTCACGACAGCACTGCAAAGGGGTTCATTCCGATAAGTAAACAGCAAAACGATCGCAGTATTTGCAATCAACGTGCAGATTTTCTCAATAAACATATCCTTGTATCACTAAATGACAATCATTAAGTTTGTTAGGAGTTGTTTTCGATATAGTGTTTTGATTATTACTACATAGCATCAAGGGGAAAGTTCTTTAAACAAAGAACACCTTTTGCCACTTGACTTTTATGAAAAGGCAACCCATATCTTATGTAACAAAACAGAATCGAGAATAAATCCCGCAAAGATAAGCAAGATCAGCATTTGTCACAAGAAGATTTAAGCAAGATGAACCACCAACTCTTCAGCAAACTATATAGATTGTTTCAAACTTTCACATATCAGGGAAGATTGACAGAAGTTAACTATAACATACTTAGACATATCTGTGTAGGTTTGAAAAAACCAGTGGCATATGCCCACAAAAAATATCAACTTTCACAGAAAACAA
Proteins encoded in this window:
- the LOC126596961 gene encoding uncharacterized protein LOC126596961, producing the protein MDHSQSHPNPKQSNPSPPQPPPLHADVEDDDDNVKQLNQCSVLYLSLQDCLVKTDRNWKSCQPEVQALKACNERRKK